The Candidatus Uhrbacteria bacterium genome has a segment encoding these proteins:
- a CDS encoding SRPBCC domain-containing protein, with amino-acid sequence MAKPLVITRIFDAPRELVWKAWTDVEMLKKWWGPKDFTAPIIKMDFKVGGKYHWCMRGAGPDGKIGDFWTTGELKEIIPLEKLVYTDNFSDAEGNVVPASAYGMSGGDWGEGIVTIKLEDMDGKTKMTLTHEGLPEGDMQEQTSAGWMQSLDKMEAIL; translated from the coding sequence ATGGCTAAACCGCTCGTCATAACCCGCATTTTTGATGCCCCGCGTGAACTCGTTTGGAAAGCCTGGACCGATGTCGAGATGCTCAAAAAATGGTGGGGTCCAAAGGATTTCACGGCACCTATTATCAAAATGGATTTCAAAGTTGGAGGTAAATATCACTGGTGTATGCGTGGCGCAGGACCAGACGGTAAGATCGGCGATTTCTGGACCACCGGAGAATTGAAGGAAATTATTCCACTGGAAAAACTCGTTTACACGGATAACTTCTCAGACGCAGAAGGAAATGTCGTCCCAGCATCAGCCTACGGAATGAGCGGTGGCGACTGGGGTGAAGGTATTGTGACGATCAAGCTGGAAGATATGGACGGTAAGACAAAAATGACCCTTACGCATGAAGGCCTGCCAGAGGGCGATATGCAGGAACAAACAAGCGCTGGTTGGATGCAATCGC